A stretch of DNA from Lotus japonicus ecotype B-129 chromosome 4, LjGifu_v1.2:
AAAATCTGATATCATGTCATGAGTATTTTAACCATCTCATGAAACGCCTGATTATCTAATCTTACCTCACATAAGAAATTTGGTCTCTGCTGCCCTTGaagaaaatctgaacatggataATCCAAAAGATAGTCATGATTAGCAGTGGGGAAGCTGGTGCTAGGGTTCAGGGTTGATGTATCAGCAAAGGTTGTACCCGGGTTGGGGTTGCATAATGGTACACATGGTAGTACTAGTGGTGGTGATGCTAAGCTATTTACTTTCTGAAAGTTCAGTGAGACAAAGTTTCATCATTAGATTTATTTGAGTCAACTAATATATAAGCAGCACATGGAAATTTGTGGATTCCATTTCCTCACCTGTTCTGGTCTAACCAAGAGATTGTCTAGATCCATGGCCATATCAAAGAGCATGGGATTCActgaagcaagtttcattgaCAAAAACTGCAAAAGATAaggtataaaaaaaattaagctaGCTGGTTCAgtttaatagcatgtttggaaatccttcagCATTTGATTCTAAAGTAAAAGTCAATTCTGGTGAGAAGTTCCTATGAGTAGCTTCTGTGAGATTTTACGGTAAAATAAGTTGGTCCGAACATGCTATTACACATGGTAGGTACTTAATAAGGTGGAATAGCCTAAAAAAGAAACTCATTTTTTTGTAGAGCTACCTCTACTTGATGTTGTAGGGACTGAACATAATTGATTATTTCCTCCAACACAAGGGCCTTCCCTGTTACCTATGTTATGAACAGAACCAAATGTAGCTGTTAAAAGAGCTGATAGAAACATCTAACTATCTCAAGATTCTCAACCAAGACATAATACTCAGCATAAAGATTAAAAGTAAATGAACTTCTCACCTTATCACAGCCTGGCACAAGTTGCTGCAACATGTTCATCCTCTcacttattttctctcttctcacCTGAAATTGCAACATTCACAATGAGACATCAACTTTTGGGGCATATAAGGAATTCTGGTATCCAACTAGTCATGTATCAGGAAACCAAGAGAtactgcatgtttggaaattcttcgacaattgattctaaagtcataATCAGTTCTAGGGAAGCTTCTGTGATTGCTTATCTGGAATCACGTTAAGAAGCCTCTATTCtctttttgtttgtttcttaGAAGCATGAAGTTATAGCTTTTACCCAGAAGTGTCTTGGAGTTGTGCAAAACACACTATGAATAGCTTTCGGGTTTCATATGTAATTGATTATTATAATGAAAGAGAAGTtaattcaaacatgctattagtttCGAGTTGTTGAAGAGTATTGTACTGTATACCCTTTCAGCAAGGCTGTGGCTATCTGTTGCCTGGCCCCTTCTTGCTCTGACATGGATATAGCCTGTTGAGGGCTCTTCAGGGCCCTTTTTCTTatccttcttctcttcttttgcCATGTCCTCTTCTTTCACCCCACCATTACCCTTCTTTTGTTTCTTGCTTCCCCCTTTTGGGTCCTTTAACAATTTGTAAAATGAGCACAGAAAGTAATGAAATTAATAAGATGAACCAATTAATGTTAACATAAATGGTATATTTATAGCAAAGTATTTGAACCAAACACTACATCAAATTAACAGCTAGAGTACAAAACTTTACAGCTCAAATTCACCTTAGATAAGGGGCTTCCATTCCTGGATCTTCTCTTCTTTTCCATAGAAGCCACCACCATGGAGGTCTCAGGACTCTGATTTTTCTCCACAGAAAGTTCACTGTCACTGATGGTAATCTTGGAGCTTTGATCAACAGAGCTAGTTTCTGTGACAGAAAATGAAGTCTCTTGATGAAGGGTAGTAGTGTTTATATGGGGTTGAAGAAGTTCATCCTCCAAAGACGACATCTTTATGAAGCGTGATGTAGAGTCAACAAGAAAGGGATGGTAGTGGTGGTGTGAAAAAGCTGCCATTTTTTGAGAGGCCTGGGTTTGAAAATCGAAGCTATCAAGATGGAAGATAGTGATAGAAGGAGAGAAAGGTTGGTTCTGGTGGTGATACTCAAAAGCTTCCAGATATATCAGAAAAAGTTGGACTGTGACAAAACTCAGAGGGCAGAACTATATATAAAGATATTTGGCACATCAAATGCTGAAATCTTTTAAGATGTAACTCATGCCCATGCAGAGAAACAGTACATTTGACCGGTCTAATCTCATCAACACAAAACTTTCTACACAACATGATTGTCAAAAGCCCCAATAGTACCAATAGTAATGAATAAATAAGAACTCTAGCTTATACCTCCAACATGAAATAATCGATAGAGGAGGTGGTCTTGGAGTTTCACATTAATTATAGATATAATCAAATAAGTTAAATGGTAGAGTAATTGTCACCTTTAAACTAGCTTTAGAAGTAGAGTTATGTTTAACCTAAATTCTAAAGGAGTTTATATGGCCGACATCAATCCTTTCGTCATCGATGCTTGAAAAAAAGGTAAACGATTGATCACAATATATGCTTCATGGTTAAGAGATGATGTGATCAACTAACGTACTACCCTCATGACTTATactttaatatattatatatatgacTGGTTTCTTCatgtcaaaataaaaaaataagttttgataAAACTATATCAACACTTAATAATGGTTACATAATAGTCTTAAgaagttgtctaaatgactcatgagaaagtttggattaaataattcatcgtctaatcacattgaagataagtgaatttgaagttttatattttatttataaaaaatcagATTCGTCTATTGAATTGTGGGTTAATAAATCACAtggatcatttagacaactcctAAAAATATATGGTAtcaaatacatgatttttggatACCTTATGGctgatattattttttaaaaaattttaaatgagaaaaaattACTTTGATTTCTTCGGGATGTTACTAATACAAGAAGTTTACTTGTATgtactcaaaaaaaaaagttttaagtGAAATCTCACATTGGTTAGTTAGGAATGAGTAAGATGAAGAAAATGTGTAACCGATgctttaaaattttgaaaaaaaaatggtgtCCAATTCttttcatgaattttggtatatgCACGGATGCACCCATCGGTGCAAGTTCATTCTTTTGGAATTGTGGACTTAACATATTGTTACTTTAGGCTCCTCTAACTCTCTCCTGAAATAGGGTTTTGATTCATTTACAACTTTCATTGTCTTTCATcttatttttgttcttttttttatatttcttttttctcatattacatcacttatcatatttcttatttttttctcattttttttttctctttttaggTGTGAGTGAGATTGAGATGCGATGCGAAGGTAATTTCTTTTTGCCCAAAAACATGTTTGACACCAAAAgatcaaaagaaaatttcaATCTCATATGATAACACTTATATACGACATTTTCTTATCTTTCTTCGTTTGTACACCAATCTGATAAAATTTAGACAGGTTCATGCACAGAAACAGAACTAGAAGAGCTTGTACAATGGCCTTGTAAAAATTGAAGAGGACACACTACCCTTCAGCGCGGTAATAAATGCCATTTCACATTGCTATCGCAAATATATATTCACGGACCGTGATTCATGAATCTTGATTCTTGATTCTACTTTGTCAGTAATAGTACAATTCTAGCAAATATAACGAATCAAACATcaaaaagtgagttgaaatatACAATAAATGTGTGTTGTTAACCTTACTCTTCtaattttcatgttttcttttcACTTATTATGGTGAATGGTAATGGTGAGGCATGAGTTTTTAtatgaaataattaaattatgaatGAACTGCAGCAATGTTTAAtgaagttttcttctttttaatttgttttttatcataaaaaatgaaaaatttattCTACAGAATACCATATGATGCGTTCCTTGATCAACCAACATTACATAAGGTTTCCACCTGACATGTAAAATAagggcttaatcctcaaattgatccctgtctttgtgtcaccgtctgatctaagtccctcaccggaaaaatttgtgcaaaaggtCCTCATCATTGGAAAACGTATGGAGCgactcctcgccggagcccggaactccggcgagtgatgaaatggcaCGCTGACTGGGTTAAGTATGCTTATATGgatgtttaaaataaaaataaaaaattacacatcaggaaaataaattaatttaaaaacctaaaattaatttaaaaatccaATTTCaccataaatttattaaagttaaaaaaacaaaaactcattaactataattaaaaacaacaaattttttgtaccaaaaaaaaacaacaaatttttttcCCAGAAAAATCGATCTGGAATGTTCTCACTCCAGAAACTCATCcccaaattttttccagaagCCTCTCCCCTCATTCAGATCCTCTCATCTCAACTTCCTCATGGACATGCAATGCAATCTaacccaacaacaacaatcgAACTCAGTTTCAATCGAACTCAATTTGGGGGTGATGAAAGGGTGAACCAAACCCTGGGCTTCCATCCAAGAGCCTTGCCCTTCCAGATCTGCGACCCAGATGGTTTCGTGGTTTCCCCTTCGTTGGGGTTTCTTGCCTCAACCCAGATCAGGCTTCAACACTGATCTTATATGGCAGCAATCGATCCTCCTCTCACCGTCTTCTTCATGAACCTTGCTTCACCGCCATCATCGTTTGCCTTCTCGGATCTCTGCTTTATTCCGGACCAAATCTGGGTTGGGGTTTTGATGGGCCTTGGTGATTGATTT
This window harbors:
- the LOC130716133 gene encoding basic helix-loop-helix protein 80-like, translated to MAAFSHHHYHPFLVDSTSRFIKMSSLEDELLQPHINTTTLHQETSFSVTETSSVDQSSKITISDSELSVEKNQSPETSMVVASMEKKRRSRNGSPLSKDPKGGSKKQKKGNGGVKEEDMAKEEKKDKKKGPEEPSTGYIHVRARRGQATDSHSLAERVRREKISERMNMLQQLVPGCDKVTGKALVLEEIINYVQSLQHQVEFLSMKLASVNPMLFDMAMDLDNLLVRPEQKVNSLASPPLVLPCVPLCNPNPGTTFADTSTLNPSTSFPTANHDYLLDYPCSDFLQGQQRPNFLCEHTGGPFWDAEDQRQKFLNPYGYGNNSCSLN